A window of Streptomyces broussonetiae genomic DNA:
TTCCCCCGCCTTCCAGGGCACACCTGGCACCGCGGCCCGGCAAGTCGGCCGGATGGGGGAAAGGACGGGGAGCAGGGCGCGGTACGGGGGCGGGGCCCGGATGCGGGCGGTTGTCCGGCGTGCTTCGCTGAAGGGCATGGAGGGCTGCCCGCCGTGACGGAGATGGAGTACGAGCGGGAGCGTCAGCCGCTGCGCTTCCACGGCCGCAGTGTCGCCTGGGTGCCCTCGCTGCTGCTGTACATCGGCATCCTGCTGGTGGACTTCCACACCACCGAGCGGTTCCGGATCATCTCCTGGATCGTGCTGGTCCCGGGTACGGCCGCGGCGATCTGCGGGGTGTGGACGACGGGTGGTTTCGCCGTGCTCGCGGTGGTGACGTACGTCGTCGTCGACAGCACCTGGCCCGGTGAGTACCAGGCCGGGCTCGGCGACTTCGTCCTGGTCGCCCTCGGCGGTGTCCTGGCCACCATGGCCGCCGCCGTGCGTGAGCGCAAGGAGCGGCAGACCCTGCGCATCATGCACATCGCCGAGACCACCCGGCGTACCGTGCTGCGTCCGCTGCCGGCGCGCTGGGCCGGGCTGGAGCACGCGGGTGTGTATCTGGCCGCCGACGTCGACGCCCGGGTCGGCGGCGACTTCTACGACATCCAGCCCGGCCCGTACGGCACCCGCGTCCTCGTCGGTGACGTCCAGGGCAAGGGCCTCGGCGCGGTGGAGGCCGCCGCCGCGCTGCTCGGCACCTTCCGCGAGGCCGGCTACCACGAGAGGGATCTCGCGACCGTCGCCGAACGCCTGGAGACCCGGATGCTGCGGCACCGGGACCACGGCGTCGCGCTCGGCCACGACGACGGCGACCGGTTCGCCACCGCCGTGCTGATCGGCTTTCCCGTGGACGCCGCGGACGTCGTCGATACCGTGAACTTCGGGCACGAGCCCCCGCTCGCGGTCGGTCCCCGCGGGGTGCGCGAGCTGCCCAGCGGCGACGGGCTGCCGATCGGCATGAGCGAGCTGGGGGCGGGGCCGCCACCCGTGCACCGGGTGCCGCTGGCCGCCGACGAGACGCTGCTGCTGGTCACCGACGGCGTGACCGAGGCCCGCGACCGGGCCGGTGAGTTCTATCCGCTGGCCCGGGACATCACCGCCATGGCCACCGCCGAGCCGGACCTGCGGGCCGAGCCCCGGCGGCTGGTGCGCCGGGTCCGTGACGGCGTCCTGCGGCACAGCAGGGGGCGGCTCGGCGACGACACCACGGTGTTCGCGGTGCGGCGGCTTGCGGGGCCCGAGGGCGAAGGCCCCGACAGGGCGGTTTGCGGACCTGAGGCGCGCGTTTGCAGGCGCAGCGGTTACGGTGCTGGCTGGAAGTCGTGACCACGGGCCGCGTGGGGGTCACCGCCCGAGCGGGGTCCATCGGCCGCACAGGTCGACAGGGGGAGGGACGATGCCCGGAACCGTGCTGCTGCTCGCGGCCTCGCCGTTGGGCCGGGGGCGTCTGGTGGACGCGGCCGGTGTGCTGCCCGTGCTGGCCGCGGTCGCCCCTGCCGTGCTGTCCGGCGCCGACACGGCCAACGTGGTCGAGCTGGCCGATCCGCTGGAGCCGCAGGCCGTGCTGACCCGGCTGCGGGCCGCGGCGGCGGCGCCGGGGCCGCTGACCGTGTACATCGCCGGTCAGGTGCATCTGGACCGCAAGCAGCGTCTGCCTCATCTGGCGCTGGCGCGCACCACCGCGGCGACCGTGCGCTACACCGCGCTGCCGTGGCACTGGATCCGGGAGGAGCTGCGGCTGCGCTCCGCTGCGGACACGGGACTGGTCGTGGATCTGCACGCGGACGCGGAGGCCTGGCGGTACGTCGCCGAGCGCGGGCTGGACTGCGGACCCAACGCGGCGGTGTACGGCCGGGTCGCGCCGGTGCCGGGGCGGCGGGGGCCGGCCGAGCCCTCGTACATGAAGGCGGTGGCCACGTTGCTGCGCAGTGGGCACCGGCCTGCGCTGCCCGTGCTGCACGAGCAGGCGCTGGCCCGGATCGCCGAGTCCGCTGCGGGGCGGGATCTGGTGCTCGCCGTCGCCGGGGGTTCCGCTCCCGCGCCCCCGTTCGCCCACCCGTCCACCCCCCTCGGCCGGCCCTTGGTCCCCACCGTGCCCCCGCCCGGCACCGGACAGCACACCCATGCCGTCGCGCAGGACGGGCAGGCCGCCGAGCCGGCCCCGCACCCTCTCCCGCCGGACCCCCACACCCTCATCAGCGCCGCTGTCCGGGGCGGGCGGCACGGTGAGGCGGACGAGCTGGCCGCCCGGTATGAATCCGATGCCGTGCGTGCGTACGGGCCCGCCTCCGACGCGGCGCTGCACTGGGCCGAGGTCCGGGCCGATCTGGCGATGTTCGCCGGGGACGCGGTGGGCAGCTGCCGGGCCTGGCTGGCGGTTGCCGGGGTGCGGCTGGCCGCCGGGCAGGCGGTGGACGCGCCTGCCGTGGAGGCGGCCGTGGACCGGGCGCATCACCAGTGGGGCCGGATCGGGGACGCGGCGCGGGCCCGGGAACTCGGGCCCGCGCTCACGCAGTTGCGACTGCGGGTACCGGGCCGCCGGCAGGGGGCGCTGGAGAACATCCAGCAGCAGTTGCTTCAACTCCGGTCGGCGGTCCGGTAGGTGGCGGTCCGGGCCGTCGGCCCGGCCAGGTCATGCCACTGACAGCAGCGCCAGGGCGCCGGAGACGAGGGCGCGGACACCCGGTGCGATCACGGACAGGTCGGGCGCGAAGTGCGGGCTGTGGTTGCCCGGTACGGCCGCCAGCTTCTCCGGGAGGGTGTCGCCGGGGGCCTGTTCCCACACCCCGGCGGGGGTGGTCGTCACGAACCAGTACGAGTACGGGATCGTGCCGTCGAGCGCCAGCTGCGGAAAGTCCTCGCTGGCCATCGCCGGGCCCGGGTCGAAGACCGTGCCCGCGCCGAAGACCTCGCCGTGCACCGCGGCCACGGCGGCGTCGGTGGCCGCGTCGTTCACGGTCACCGGGAAACTGTCGCCGAGGACGACCTCGGGTTCGCGCGGGCAGCCGGCGGCCAGGCACTCGCCGCGCGCGATGCGCTCGATCGCGGCCAGCATCCGCCGGCGGACCTCCTCCGACTGGCTGCGCAGGTTCAGCGAGATGCGTGCCTCGGACGGGATGATGTTGTGCCGGGTGCCCGCCTCGATCCGGCCCACGGTCAGCACGGCCGACTCCCCGGCGGCCAGCTCCCGCGAGACGACCGTCTGGAGCCGGGTGACCAGGTAGGCGGCCGTCACGACCGGGTCCACGGTGGCCTCCGG
This region includes:
- a CDS encoding PP2C family protein-serine/threonine phosphatase encodes the protein MEYERERQPLRFHGRSVAWVPSLLLYIGILLVDFHTTERFRIISWIVLVPGTAAAICGVWTTGGFAVLAVVTYVVVDSTWPGEYQAGLGDFVLVALGGVLATMAAAVRERKERQTLRIMHIAETTRRTVLRPLPARWAGLEHAGVYLAADVDARVGGDFYDIQPGPYGTRVLVGDVQGKGLGAVEAAAALLGTFREAGYHERDLATVAERLETRMLRHRDHGVALGHDDGDRFATAVLIGFPVDAADVVDTVNFGHEPPLAVGPRGVRELPSGDGLPIGMSELGAGPPPVHRVPLAADETLLLVTDGVTEARDRAGEFYPLARDITAMATAEPDLRAEPRRLVRRVRDGVLRHSRGRLGDDTTVFAVRRLAGPEGEGPDRAVCGPEARVCRRSGYGAGWKS
- a CDS encoding amidohydrolase, encoding MTSAAARAALDLTSDLPVPDLEDLYRDLHRHPELSLREHRTAGLLAGRLKAAGFETTESVGGTGVVGRLGNGDGPVVLLRADMDALPVREETGLPYASGTDGVMHACGHDLHVTWLAGAARALAAGRDAWRGTLLVVGQPAEESGQGAARMVADGLYERFGRPDVLLGQHAVPGPAGLYPHTPGLIMSAATDVDIVVHGRGGHGSRPEATVDPVVTAAYLVTRLQTVVSRELAAGESAVLTVGRIEAGTRHNIIPSEARISLNLRSQSEEVRRRMLAAIERIARGECLAAGCPREPEVVLGDSFPVTVNDAATDAAVAAVHGEVFGAGTVFDPGPAMASEDFPQLALDGTIPYSYWFVTTTPAGVWEQAPGDTLPEKLAAVPGNHSPHFAPDLSVIAPGVRALVSGALALLSVA